Proteins encoded by one window of Bubalus bubalis isolate 160015118507 breed Murrah chromosome 4, NDDB_SH_1, whole genome shotgun sequence:
- the PLA2G12B gene encoding group XIIB secretory phospholipase A2-like protein isoform X3, which translates to MTRAISFLILWLSLAGGLAQSDTSPDAEESYSDWGLRHIRGSFESVNSYFDSFLELLGGKNGVCQYRCRYGKAPMPRPGYKPQEPNGCSSYFLGLKMDLGIPAMTKCCNQLDVCYETCGANKYRCDAKFRWCLHSICSDLKRSLGFVSNVEGAAGTTPDGRGHTKAFPEDKNLSSKTRARVAQLAFIIHSTVE; encoded by the exons ATGACGCGGGCCATCAGCTTCTTGATTTTGTGGCTCAGCCTGGCTGGTGGCCTGGCTCAGAGTGACACCAGCCCTGACGCAGAGGAGTCCTATTCAGACTGGGGCCTTCGGCACATCCGGGGCAGCTTTGAATCTGTCAACAGCTACTTCGATTCCTTTCTGGAACTGCTGGGAGGGAAAAATGGAGTCTGTCAGTACAGGTGCAGATACG GAAAGGCACCAATGCCCAGACCTGGCTACAAGCCTCAGGAGCCCAATGGCTGCAGCTCCTATTTCCTGGGTCTCAAG ATGGACTTGGGCATCCCAGCAATGACCAAGTGCTGCAACCAGCTGGACGTCTGCTATGAGACTTGTGGCGCCAACAAGTATCGCTGTGACGCGAAGTTCCGGTGGTGCCTCCATTCGATCTGCTCCGACCTTAAACGGAGTCTGGGCTTTGTCTCCAATGTGGAAG GAGCTGCTGGCACCACTCCTGATGGACGGGGCCACACCAAAGCCTTCCCAGAGGATAAAAATCTATCCTCTAAGACCAGAGCAAGAGTAGCCCAACTGGCTTTCATTATCCATTCCACTgttgaataa
- the PLA2G12B gene encoding group XIIB secretory phospholipase A2-like protein isoform X1 — MTRAISFLILWLSLAGGLAQSDTSPDAEESYSDWGLRHIRGSFESVNSYFDSFLELLGGKNGVCQYRCRYGKAPMPRPGYKPQEPNGCSSYFLGLKVPERMDLGIPAMTKCCNQLDVCYETCGANKYRCDAKFRWCLHSICSDLKRSLGFVSNVEVACDSLADTVFNTVWTLGCRPFMNSQRAACVCAEEEKEEL; from the exons ATGACGCGGGCCATCAGCTTCTTGATTTTGTGGCTCAGCCTGGCTGGTGGCCTGGCTCAGAGTGACACCAGCCCTGACGCAGAGGAGTCCTATTCAGACTGGGGCCTTCGGCACATCCGGGGCAGCTTTGAATCTGTCAACAGCTACTTCGATTCCTTTCTGGAACTGCTGGGAGGGAAAAATGGAGTCTGTCAGTACAGGTGCAGATACG GAAAGGCACCAATGCCCAGACCTGGCTACAAGCCTCAGGAGCCCAATGGCTGCAGCTCCTATTTCCTGGGTCTCAAGGTACCAGAAAGA ATGGACTTGGGCATCCCAGCAATGACCAAGTGCTGCAACCAGCTGGACGTCTGCTATGAGACTTGTGGCGCCAACAAGTATCGCTGTGACGCGAAGTTCCGGTGGTGCCTCCATTCGATCTGCTCCGACCTTAAACGGAGTCTGGGCTTTGTCTCCAATGTGGAAG TAGCCTGTGATTCCCTGGCTGATACTGTGTTCAACACTGTATGGACTCTGGGCTGCCGGCCCTTTATGAACAGTCAGCGGGCAGCCTGCGTCTGtgcagaagaggagaaagaagagttgTGA
- the PLA2G12B gene encoding group XIIB secretory phospholipase A2-like protein isoform X5 yields MTRAISFLILWLSLAGGLAQSDTSPDAEESYSDWGLRHIRGSFESVNSYFDSFLELLGGKNGVCQYRCRYGKAPMPRPGYKPQEPNGCSSYFLGLKVPERMDLGIPAMTKCCNQLDVCYETCGANKYRCDAKFRWCLHSICSDLKRSLGFVSNVEGAAGTTPDGRGHTKAFPEDKNLSSKTRARVAQLAFIIHSTVE; encoded by the exons ATGACGCGGGCCATCAGCTTCTTGATTTTGTGGCTCAGCCTGGCTGGTGGCCTGGCTCAGAGTGACACCAGCCCTGACGCAGAGGAGTCCTATTCAGACTGGGGCCTTCGGCACATCCGGGGCAGCTTTGAATCTGTCAACAGCTACTTCGATTCCTTTCTGGAACTGCTGGGAGGGAAAAATGGAGTCTGTCAGTACAGGTGCAGATACG GAAAGGCACCAATGCCCAGACCTGGCTACAAGCCTCAGGAGCCCAATGGCTGCAGCTCCTATTTCCTGGGTCTCAAGGTACCAGAAAGA ATGGACTTGGGCATCCCAGCAATGACCAAGTGCTGCAACCAGCTGGACGTCTGCTATGAGACTTGTGGCGCCAACAAGTATCGCTGTGACGCGAAGTTCCGGTGGTGCCTCCATTCGATCTGCTCCGACCTTAAACGGAGTCTGGGCTTTGTCTCCAATGTGGAAG GAGCTGCTGGCACCACTCCTGATGGACGGGGCCACACCAAAGCCTTCCCAGAGGATAAAAATCTATCCTCTAAGACCAGAGCAAGAGTAGCCCAACTGGCTTTCATTATCCATTCCACTgttgaataa
- the PLA2G12B gene encoding group XIIB secretory phospholipase A2-like protein isoform X2, giving the protein MTRAISFLILWLSLAGGLAQSDTSPDAEESYSDWGLRHIRGSFESVNSYFDSFLELLGGKNGVCQYRCRYGKAPMPRPGYKPQEPNGCSSYFLGLKVPERMDLGIPAMTKCCNQLDVCYETCGANKYRCDAKFRWCLHSICSDLKRSLGFVSNVEACDSLADTVFNTVWTLGCRPFMNSQRAACVCAEEEKEEL; this is encoded by the exons ATGACGCGGGCCATCAGCTTCTTGATTTTGTGGCTCAGCCTGGCTGGTGGCCTGGCTCAGAGTGACACCAGCCCTGACGCAGAGGAGTCCTATTCAGACTGGGGCCTTCGGCACATCCGGGGCAGCTTTGAATCTGTCAACAGCTACTTCGATTCCTTTCTGGAACTGCTGGGAGGGAAAAATGGAGTCTGTCAGTACAGGTGCAGATACG GAAAGGCACCAATGCCCAGACCTGGCTACAAGCCTCAGGAGCCCAATGGCTGCAGCTCCTATTTCCTGGGTCTCAAGGTACCAGAAAGA ATGGACTTGGGCATCCCAGCAATGACCAAGTGCTGCAACCAGCTGGACGTCTGCTATGAGACTTGTGGCGCCAACAAGTATCGCTGTGACGCGAAGTTCCGGTGGTGCCTCCATTCGATCTGCTCCGACCTTAAACGGAGTCTGGGCTTTGTCTCCAATGTGGAAG CCTGTGATTCCCTGGCTGATACTGTGTTCAACACTGTATGGACTCTGGGCTGCCGGCCCTTTATGAACAGTCAGCGGGCAGCCTGCGTCTGtgcagaagaggagaaagaagagttgTGA
- the PLA2G12B gene encoding group XIIB secretory phospholipase A2-like protein isoform X4: MTRAISFLILWLSLAGGLAQSDTSPDAEESYSDWGLRHIRGSFESVNSYFDSFLELLGGKNGVCQYRCRYGKAPMPRPGYKPQEPNGCSSYFLGLKVPERMDLGIPAMTKCCNQLDVCYETCGANKYRCDAKFRWCLHSICSDLKRSLGFVSNVEELCDQ, encoded by the exons ATGACGCGGGCCATCAGCTTCTTGATTTTGTGGCTCAGCCTGGCTGGTGGCCTGGCTCAGAGTGACACCAGCCCTGACGCAGAGGAGTCCTATTCAGACTGGGGCCTTCGGCACATCCGGGGCAGCTTTGAATCTGTCAACAGCTACTTCGATTCCTTTCTGGAACTGCTGGGAGGGAAAAATGGAGTCTGTCAGTACAGGTGCAGATACG GAAAGGCACCAATGCCCAGACCTGGCTACAAGCCTCAGGAGCCCAATGGCTGCAGCTCCTATTTCCTGGGTCTCAAGGTACCAGAAAGA ATGGACTTGGGCATCCCAGCAATGACCAAGTGCTGCAACCAGCTGGACGTCTGCTATGAGACTTGTGGCGCCAACAAGTATCGCTGTGACGCGAAGTTCCGGTGGTGCCTCCATTCGATCTGCTCCGACCTTAAACGGAGTCTGGGCTTTGTCTCCAATGTGGAAG AACTCTGTGACCAATGA